From the genome of Aspergillus oryzae RIB40 DNA, chromosome 4:
AACTGAGTccatgatggaaagaatgCTCTATATGTTCAAGAATGTAAGGTTACTATACATGTAGGTAGGTCATTCCATCCGATCACGCGCTATGAGATATAGATTCAAGTGTCATACATATCCAAAGCAAGCAAAGAGGTATCTCTGTAACTTTTCTTAATCAAACCCTTCAaattcttcttcatccttgccaGCATTTGCTGCTTCGGCCTTTCCTGCACGTCTAAGgcgtctctcttcttcgttcttGACTCTGATACTTTCCACCATTTGCTCCGTCTCCCGTATCTTCTGCCGCTCTTCTTCggtcatcttctcccacttattcttctcttgtcgacgttgcttctgctctcgtcgcttttgctttttatttctatcGTCAAGCTTATTGCTCCATGCGGTGGTCTCGGTGGCCTTCCTCTTGTTCGAGGATTCTTGTGTGCCGTCGCCTTCTTTGCTCTCCTGGAGCAATTCTATGCGACGTTTCTCCCGTTGTTTGTCTTTGTATTTGTAGTCATCCCAGTCGAGATTGACACCGAGGGTCCGGTCACCGGTGAAGTTCCTCAACTCAGGCATTTTGGGAAGCTTCAGTAGACCCCATGCCTTCCCTAAACTCTCCCAATCAAGATCCGCGACACGGAAAATGCTGCTCGCCTGGTGTTTGCTATAACTCCTTAACCAACTGACAAAAGCCTTTTGGCCACGATCGTGGAGTGCACGGTCTGCCAGCACAGCCTTGCGGACCGCTTTCGTAGCTGCAGTGGCTTCAGATtctgagaaggagatcggATGGGGGAAAGGAGCCACTGGAGTCTTGCGGACTTCGAGGAAAGACACATAGTCTTCCTCTCGGCCTGGATGCAACAAAACTACACTCAGGCCCCTTCGGCCGGCTCTGCCAGCACGGCCACATCTATGAATGAACGTTTTAGGATCCGATGGAGGATCTATTTGAACGACGAGGTCAACTGATGGGATATCCAAGCCGCGAGAAGCGACATCCGTTGTTAGTAGAATTGCTGGGCTGTATGAATTCACGAATCGGTTGAAGTTCTTTTCACGGACGTTCGCCGGGTGCTTTCCATGTAGTGAAATTAACTGGAAATCATCACCAAGTATCAATGGTAAGATCGCAGAGAGATAATCAACTCCTGAGCAGGTTGAGGCGAAGAATATGGTTTTCTGAGGAGTTGGATCAACGGAATGGAGAATATGCTTCAAGGCGTCAAATTTGTGAATCGTGGGTGTCGTAAGGTAGGTCATTTGTAAGCTTGCAGGTGTTCGCTTGTCCTGGGCACCTGAAGTCCCTTTGACCTTGACCATGACCTTGACAGGATTGCGCAGACCAACCCGCACAATCTGATCAACGGCTTCGCTTATACTTGCACTAAACAATCCCGTTCGCCTTTGTTTGGGTAACCGACGTATAATGTTCTGTAGAGTTTCCTTGAACCCAAGGTCCAGAAGTCGGTCTGCCTCGTCCAAGACGAGCATCTCGAACGAAGATTGGGGGCAGTGGACATGAGGTGAAGAGAGCAGTTCCAACAAACGCCCAGGCGTAGAGACGAGCAGGTTCGGCGATTGCTTCAAGAATTTGCTTAAATCTTCTGCTGGTGTAGTAGAACCTCCGAGAAGGAGCTGTGGAACAACCTTGAGGGTAGAGGATGGGAATTTTTGCCGGGGcacatcatcgtcttctgaAGGGTTGATGACGGaggcagatggaggatggaatGCGAGTAGTGAGAGTAGTACATGGTAGATCTGTGATGCAAGTTCCCTGCACTTGTTAGCATAtttgtacttttttttttctaagCAAAGACTATAGCTACCTCGTCGGGGAAATGATGATCGCGCCAACGTGATGTTTTTTAATAGGTTCTTCAAGACGTAGAAGTTTCTCCACGATAGGAATCAAGAAAGATAAGGTCTTTCCACTTCCAGTAACGGCCTCGACTACAACATCTTTGTGGGCCATGAAGAGGGGAATAGCGGACGCTTGCACGGGCGTCATGCGCGTGAAGCCCATAGACGAAACGGCTTCCAGCACCCATTCCGACAGGGAAGGTGAGACACCATCCCAAGCTCTAGAAGATGTACCAGCTGGCGGTTTTGGGGCCATTTTTGCAGCCTGAAGAATAGATTGGCTCCCTTACGAGCCTACCCTCAACAGATTATTCGAATGATGGAACTTCCGTCGCTCATCCATACAAACTAAAAAATCTAGAAAAAAGGTCTTATCAGTAACTGATTAGATATCGTGGGCGGTGAACGTTTCTGcccacacacacacacacacgtGACACTATACGGATTTGGCGGAAGGTTCGGCGAATTATTTCTGTCGACACGACAATAAGCCAGAAAAAATCAGTGGTAGGCTGTGGGCAGCAGGCTGATACCCCTCGGATACACCGTCATACTTGTCCTTCTGTGGTTCCCTGGTTGTGTCGATCTTTGGCTGAGACCATAACGTTTTGTGTGGCAGTGTTATTCCTTTGCGCATCATTCGACATCAATAATTTATCTTTCACTTTTGTGTATATAGTCGCCCACCATTGCGTCGTTAGAAGCAGACtacttcttcctccccgacATTTCTGCCCGCAATCATTCCTTCTCAACTCGGCGACCACTGTCTGGGTTAATTCACTCTCCGATTCTTCCGCCGTTTGCCCTACGAGCGGCCAATATGTCTGCCCGTGATGCGATCCCGGAGACTCCTCGAGTCATTTCGCCTTCGCCTGCTCCTTCAGAAAGCAGGTCGCGATCCAGGGACGGATACTCTGCCCCCACAACTCGCTCTGCAGCGCGACGACAGCGACTAGTAGATGTATCAGAGGAAAGCAATAATGAGCGGCAGTCGGGATCAAGGCGCTCGCGGACTCGTTCTAGGAGCCCGACTAGTCCTGCAGGATCAACTAGACAAAGGAAGCGAAAATCCAACCCGATGCGGCCTGCAAAAAGCCCCGAACCACAGACAAACGGCGGAGCGAAGCCCAATGGTTT
Proteins encoded in this window:
- the spb4 gene encoding ATP-dependent RNA helicase SPB4 (ATP-dependent RNA helicase) — protein: MAPKPPAGTSSRAWDGVSPSLSEWVLEAVSSMGFTRMTPVQASAIPLFMAHKDVVVEAVTGSGKTLSFLIPIVEKLLRLEEPIKKHHVGAIIISPTRELASQIYHVLLSLLAFHPPSASVINPSEDDDVPRQKFPSSTLKVVPQLLLGGSTTPAEDLSKFLKQSPNLLVSTPGRLLELLSSPHVHCPQSSFEMLVLDEADRLLDLGFKETLQNIIRRLPKQRRTGLFSASISEAVDQIVRVGLRNPVKVMVKVKGTSGAQDKRTPASLQMTYLTTPTIHKFDALKHILHSVDPTPQKTIFFASTCSGVDYLSAILPLILGDDFQLISLHGKHPANVREKNFNRFVNSYSPAILLTTDVASRGLDIPSVDLVVQIDPPSDPKTFIHRCGRAGRAGRRGLSVVLLHPGREEDYVSFLEVRKTPVAPFPHPISFSESEATAATKAVRKAVLADRALHDRGQKAFVSWLRSYSKHQASSIFRVADLDWESLGKAWGLLKLPKMPELRNFTGDRTLGVNLDWDDYKYKDKQREKRRIELLQESKEGDGTQESSNKRKATETTAWSNKLDDRNKKQKRREQKQRRQEKNKWEKMTEEERQKIRETEQMVESIRVKNEEERRLRRAGKAEAANAGKDEEEFEGFD